A stretch of the Halomonas sp. BDJS001 genome encodes the following:
- the putP gene encoding sodium/proline symporter PutP yields the protein MAIGVWISLIAYFALMVAIGIYAMRKSTSSSEDYMLGGRTLSPKVAALSAGASDMSGWLLLGLPGAMFVSGLGSAWIGIGLLVGALFNWILVAPRLREQTVHYGNAITIPAFLANRFPTRSMSLRTVSAIVIVVFFAVYTASGLVAGGKLFESAFSGIYNFGDMSNYAMGVMITLGVVLIYTVVGGFLAVSMTDFVQGCIMMLALVIMPAVVLFGEGGGGFSQASQTLNEVDPTLLSWTSGLTFIGWLSAVTWGLGYFGQPHIIVRFMAIRTLKDVPIARNIGMGWMLISLIGAVSLGIFGRAYAIRNGLDIEDPETIFIVLANLLFHPLITGFLYAALLAAVMSTVSSQLLVASSSLTEDFYRLFLHKTASEAQCVAVGRVSVVLVGIVAALIASDENSQVLGLVSNAWAGFGAAFGPLIILSLMWSRTNGNGAIAGMVVGALTVMVWIALGWNGSFMGGPGVYEIIPGFIASFIAIIVVSNATDDAGEYQHIERK from the coding sequence ATGGCTATAGGTGTTTGGATCAGTCTCATTGCGTATTTTGCGCTCATGGTCGCCATCGGTATTTATGCGATGCGCAAATCCACCTCTTCCTCTGAAGATTACATGCTGGGTGGTCGTACCCTCAGCCCTAAAGTAGCGGCTCTGTCGGCCGGTGCTTCGGATATGAGTGGCTGGTTGCTGCTGGGTTTACCTGGGGCAATGTTTGTCTCTGGCTTGGGCTCCGCCTGGATCGGCATTGGTTTGCTCGTTGGGGCGTTATTCAACTGGATTCTGGTCGCTCCGCGCCTACGTGAACAGACCGTTCACTATGGCAATGCGATCACCATCCCAGCCTTCCTGGCAAACCGATTCCCGACCCGATCCATGTCACTGCGTACCGTGTCGGCTATTGTCATCGTCGTATTTTTCGCCGTTTACACGGCCTCAGGCCTGGTGGCTGGCGGCAAGCTGTTTGAAAGCGCGTTCTCAGGCATTTACAACTTCGGGGATATGAGCAACTACGCCATGGGCGTCATGATCACCCTGGGCGTGGTGCTTATTTACACCGTTGTCGGTGGTTTCCTGGCCGTGAGCATGACCGACTTCGTACAGGGCTGCATCATGATGCTGGCCCTGGTGATCATGCCGGCGGTGGTACTCTTTGGTGAAGGTGGCGGCGGCTTTTCGCAGGCCTCACAAACGCTGAATGAGGTCGACCCCACCCTGCTCTCCTGGACCTCAGGGCTCACTTTTATTGGCTGGCTTTCTGCCGTCACCTGGGGGTTGGGTTACTTCGGTCAGCCGCACATCATTGTGCGCTTCATGGCCATCCGGACACTCAAGGATGTACCGATTGCCCGTAACATCGGCATGGGCTGGATGCTGATCTCCCTGATCGGCGCCGTGTCTCTGGGTATCTTTGGCCGCGCTTATGCCATCCGTAATGGCCTGGATATCGAAGATCCAGAAACCATCTTTATCGTCCTGGCGAACCTACTGTTCCATCCGCTGATTACCGGCTTCCTCTATGCGGCACTGCTTGCGGCAGTCATGAGTACCGTTTCCAGTCAGCTGTTAGTAGCCTCTTCATCACTGACTGAGGACTTCTACCGTCTGTTCCTGCACAAGACAGCCTCGGAGGCGCAGTGTGTGGCCGTCGGCCGTGTCAGTGTCGTACTGGTGGGCATTGTCGCAGCGCTTATTGCCTCTGACGAAAACTCCCAGGTTTTGGGGCTGGTCAGTAACGCCTGGGCAGGCTTCGGTGCGGCCTTTGGTCCGCTGATTATCCTATCGCTGATGTGGTCACGCACCAACGGCAATGGTGCTATCGCAGGCATGGTGGTAGGCGCGCTCACCGTAATGGTCTGGATTGCACTCGGCTGGAACGGCTCCTTTATGGGTGGCCCGGGCGTTTACGAGATTATCCCTGGCTTTATCGCCTCCTTCATTGCCATCATCGTAGTCAGCAATGCCACCGACGATGCCGGTGAATATCAGCATATCGAACGCAAATAA